The following proteins are co-located in the Desulfonatronum sp. SC1 genome:
- a CDS encoding pentapeptide repeat-containing protein — MNIWSKKLFTTAAMAALVCLLGMGRAGAFEQADLDRLLQTNSCPGCNLSKANLSGADLRGANLAGADMPHINLSGADLRGVNLESAILYRANLSVANLEGADMPSSYLSDADLRGANLKKANLYRADLSDANLSGAHLQGADIGGCKCYNANLDGANLQGATIHRAELAGASLSGTTWYSGRICAEGSVGRCN; from the coding sequence ATGAACATCTGGAGCAAAAAGCTGTTCACAACCGCGGCAATGGCTGCCCTGGTCTGCCTGCTGGGCATGGGCCGGGCCGGGGCGTTTGAGCAAGCGGACCTGGACAGACTGCTGCAGACAAATTCTTGTCCTGGCTGCAATCTATCCAAGGCCAACCTGTCCGGGGCCGACTTGAGGGGGGCTAACCTTGCAGGGGCCGACATGCCCCACATCAACCTCTCCGGGGCCGACTTGAGGGGGGTCAACCTTGAATCGGCAATTCTGTACAGAGCCAACCTGTCCGTCGCCAACCTTGAAGGGGCCGACATGCCCTCCTCCTACCTGTCCGACGCCGACTTGAGGGGGGCCAACCTCAAAAAGGCAAATCTGTACAGAGCCGACCTGTCCGACGCCAACCTGTCCGGGGCTCATTTGCAAGGTGCCGATATAGGCGGATGCAAATGTTACAATGCCAACCTGGACGGGGCCAATCTGCAGGGAGCCACTATTCATAGGGCCGAACTGGCTGGCGCCAGCCTGTCCGGGACAACATGGTATTCTGGCAGAATATGCGCCGAAGGGAGTGTGGGGCGTTGTAATTGA
- a CDS encoding SDR family oxidoreductase gives MEERKRFFQSKVAVITGASTGIGLGLARKLLESGAEVFLSSRTAAHIAEAAVSLRQYGDKVHAQVLDVREEKAVTDYMDYVAARGPVDYLFCNAGVGYALPYADVTQREDWNTIFDVNVFGVANCVHAMLPHLLKQKSGHILITSSVAGISPLPYQTVYVASKYAVYGFARCLRYELEEKNIKVSVICPGAVATNIFYRGLDYSLNFDLPQPPNAIDIDQSGNEILDGIQNGQEVIPVNDDARELYKNICAGNADGVEAFLQAVKEMNLATFRKAAAMQQ, from the coding sequence ATGGAAGAAAGAAAGCGTTTTTTTCAGAGCAAGGTCGCCGTCATCACCGGCGCGTCCACGGGAATCGGACTGGGACTGGCCAGGAAACTCCTGGAGAGCGGGGCCGAGGTGTTTCTGTCAAGCCGAACCGCGGCGCATATCGCCGAGGCCGCCGTGTCACTACGGCAGTATGGGGACAAAGTGCATGCGCAGGTGCTCGATGTCCGTGAAGAAAAGGCCGTGACCGACTATATGGACTATGTGGCCGCCCGCGGTCCGGTGGATTATCTGTTCTGCAATGCCGGCGTGGGTTACGCCCTCCCCTACGCCGACGTCACGCAACGCGAGGACTGGAACACCATTTTCGACGTGAACGTGTTCGGAGTCGCCAACTGCGTCCATGCCATGCTTCCTCATCTTCTGAAACAGAAAAGCGGTCACATTCTGATCACTTCATCGGTTGCGGGCATATCTCCGCTCCCCTATCAGACGGTCTACGTCGCCAGTAAATACGCTGTTTACGGTTTTGCCCGGTGCCTCAGATATGAACTCGAGGAAAAAAATATCAAGGTCTCGGTCATCTGCCCCGGAGCGGTCGCGACGAACATCTTTTACCGGGGCCTTGATTATTCACTGAATTTCGACCTGCCCCAACCTCCCAATGCTATTGACATAGATCAGTCCGGAAACGAGATTCTCGACGGCATCCAAAACGGGCAGGAGGTTATCCCCGTCAATGACGATGCGCGTGAGCTGTATAAAAACATTTGCGCGGGCAATGCCGATGGCGTTGAAGCCTTCTTGCAGGCCGTCAAGGAGATGAATCTGGCAACTTTTCGCAAGGCGGCGGCAATGCAGCAGTGA